The genomic segment GTGCATTAGAGTCTGGCTCGTTATCTGAACTGCTAAAGTCATGGCTTGTTTGGGGACAAAACAATCAAAAAACGCTAATGATGCTAGCTAAAGGGCTGGGTGTTGTTAGTGTCATTACGGTAATTATTTACCTCATAAGCTTACTATTTACTAACAGCGATGTTGAACAAGAGCCAGTAGAAATAGCGCCTATCGAGCAGCCTGCAATCATTAGCGAGACAGCCAGAGTTAAGCTACCAGATGGGTTTTGGCTGATTTTACAACAAGACATTTTAATCATTCGCTGGTTAGGTGATGAAGGCGATGCGCAATCTATTTGGCGTTTAGATAACGCAGAAGGTGATAAACGCTGTGCTGAATTAGTGTTTAACGACGGCAGCAAATTCCGCCCTATGCAGGTAGATTTAATGGCAGACAGCGGTACTGAAGCTCGTTTTTCTCCTCTAGATAACGCTAAGATCATCAACAATATAGCCATGCGAGGTAGTTTTAAAATGTGCGGATTTAATTTTAGTTTGAAGGGCAGCCAAGCAACATTGTCTAGTCAACCTGATTTTGCGCACTACTTAAAAAGCCTTTAACCTCGTGAGATAGTGGGAATAGTGTCGTTTTTGTTGAGTTTTAAGGCATTACTGGTGCATAGCTAGTCTTGTGCTCAGGGATGGATTAGACTATCGGGCTCGCGATAAAAAATATGGAGTGTTGGGTGGTGGAGTTTATTAGGCAAACAATTTTGCCTTTGTATGGAATTACTGATGAAAATGCCAGTATTGCCCCGTTAGGCAATGGCCATATTAACCAAACCTTTTTGGTGAGATGGTCTACAGGGCAACTTGTGCTACAGCAAATTAATACTACTGTGTTTACCGAGCCAGACGTATTAATCGATAATGCGGCAAAAGTCAGTCATCACCTAATACAAAAGTCCACTCTTGGTGAGTATCAACTTGATGTCATTTCGCCTGTTGTATTAAAAGATGGTCGCTTATCTGTCGACCTTGGTGATAGAGGTTACTGGCGCGCCATTAGCTACTTAGCTAACAGCCATACGATTGAAGTCGTCACCAATACTGAGCAAGCTGAAATGGCGGCCAGTGCTTTTGGTCACTTCGCTTTTGCATTAAGTGACTTAGATGCCAACAGCCTAGTCGATGTTATTCCCAACTTTTTAAACTTACCGCAACGTATCGAGCAGCTTAAACAAGCCATTGCCGAAGATAACGTTGGCAGGCTTGAGCATTGTAAGCCTTGGGCTGACTTTGTGCTTTCTCAGCAGGCACTTTTCGCAGAGCTTGAACAAATAGAAAGCCAATTACCGCTGCGTGTTTGCCATAACGATACCAAAATCAACAACATGCTATTCGATAAACGTGACATGTCGAGCATGGCAGTTATTGATATCGACACCTGCATGAAAGGCTACTTAATGTATGACTTTGGTGATATGGTGCGCGCGTTTTGCTCGCCAGAGGAAGAAGACTCAACAGCACTTGATAAGGTCGTTGCTCGTCCTGAAATCATTGCTGCAGCCACCCAAGCGTATACCGACCAATTAGCTGCAATTTTAACCCCGCTAGAAAAACGTAGTTTGTGGTTAGGCATAAAGGTAATGGCGTTAATGCTAGGGTCGCGCTTTTTAACCGATCACTTAAATGGCGATGTGTATTTTGGTATTCATCGCGAAGGCCATAACCTCGACAGAGCTGCCAACCAGTTAACCGTATACAAAAGCTTAGTTGCACAAGAAGCGCA from the Shewanella japonica genome contains:
- a CDS encoding phosphotransferase enzyme family protein; amino-acid sequence: MVEFIRQTILPLYGITDENASIAPLGNGHINQTFLVRWSTGQLVLQQINTTVFTEPDVLIDNAAKVSHHLIQKSTLGEYQLDVISPVVLKDGRLSVDLGDRGYWRAISYLANSHTIEVVTNTEQAEMAASAFGHFAFALSDLDANSLVDVIPNFLNLPQRIEQLKQAIAEDNVGRLEHCKPWADFVLSQQALFAELEQIESQLPLRVCHNDTKINNMLFDKRDMSSMAVIDIDTCMKGYLMYDFGDMVRAFCSPEEEDSTALDKVVARPEIIAAATQAYTDQLAAILTPLEKRSLWLGIKVMALMLGSRFLTDHLNGDVYFGIHREGHNLDRAANQLTVYKSLVAQEAQLMTLFE